From the genome of Phoenix dactylifera cultivar Barhee BC4 chromosome 17, palm_55x_up_171113_PBpolish2nd_filt_p, whole genome shotgun sequence:
CACGGTGATCTTCATCACGATCGTCACGAGGAGACTGCTCACGTAGTTTCCTAGTGATATCGAAGTCATGCACAGTGCACTCCCAAAGCTCTTCAATCCATCCGGCACCTGATCGTTGAAGAACTCCAGTTGTCCCACATACATGAACACCTCGGAAGCTCCAATCAGCATGTACTGAGGGATTTGCCATAAGATGCTTAGAGAGCTCTCATCTTTGCAGCCTTCGCAAACATGCTTCAGCCTGAATACCTCCACTGTTCCGGCTGCAATCATCGCCATTATGGCGATGATGAGCCCGATCCCCATGCGCTGCAGCTGGGTAAGTCCTTTGGGGTCCTTCACGAGTTTCGACACAAGAGGGGTGAGGAGCCTACGGTAGAAGAGGATGAAGACCGCAACGCTCAGGATGTCGAAGGCTGACATGCTTGCAGGAGGGATTTCGAAGCCTGCAATGGTCGTGCTCATTGCATCACCTTGTTCCACGAAGAGGGAGGCCATTTGTGTGAAGACAACGGAGTAGAGGATGGTGGTCAGCCATATAGGGATCAGCCGGAGGATGCACTTCACCTCTTCGACTTGGTTGATGGTGCAGAAGCGCCATGGGTTCCGAGGGATTGATCGATCTTGGAGCATTACTTTATCGTCAAATTCGATAAATGCAGCTCGATCCAGAAACCTTGCATTCAGTAACATATAAACAGTTAATCTGCTGCTCCAAGCTGATGCTGTATCTTTCATTAACTTGAAACTTTCATCCATGCACCCTTGCATGGTGCAATTGTTTTGGCATCGATCGATTTGGCCGTGATACCATGTACAAGCGGATAGGATGTGTTCCAAGTTTAATCTAGAGCGAGTATATTGAAGACAATACAAAGTCATCATTTGTAACCAGGTGATGGAAACTTACTTGAAACCCTTAGTGTGAAGTATCTTTCTGCCTCCGTTAGCTGCCGCAAGCTCCTTGCCATCAACCTCGTACAGATTGCCGCCGCCTGGTGGCATCCTAACCCTCCATTTCCTTACCGCCGCGACGATGACCTGGCAGACCCGGGTGAGGGGGTTGCCACCTGGCTTGAAGTGCCGGTACCTAGGGGTCCCACCAAGGAACAGGGCCAAGGCTACAAAGGCTGACCCTGCGGAGGCCCAAAAGCCCAAGGCCCACATGCCCTTATCCTCGAGGTAGCTTAAGAAAGTGTTGGAGAAGAGGGAGCCCAAGTTGAGGGCCAGGTAGAAGAAGCTAAAGAATGAGACCTTGGAGTGGGCCTCCGCTCGGTCCTCCTCATCAAACTGGTCAGCCCCAAAGGTGGCTATAGTGGGCTGGTAGCCACCATTCCCAAGGGCAATGAGGTATGTCGAGAGGTAGAACACGCCCACCTCCAGCCCTGAGTGGGATCCACATAAGGTGTCCTCATCTCCACAACCAGAGGGCTTGAGTAGAAAGAGGTACGAAGACAAGGATAGCAGCACCAAGCCCTGTTACCCAAGAAACAAGCAAGCAAACACAAAAGCATTAGCATCTGATAAGCACATCTATGGGGATTCTTTGAGGATATGTAAGGTTAGTATGATTTCACAGATATTAGCAACATTTTTTTCTCTAAATCTACGATCTAAATATGACAAGTATTTGATAGTATATTGAGGATACGTGTGTATATGAAACTTTTGTGTTGATTTATGGAACTTTTTATAGTTGTATGAGAGAGacttacaaacacaaagatgactTGGAAGATGGCACAAGTCTTGTATCTTCCCCAGTATGAGTCACTAAGGAAGGCACCAACGAGGGAGAAGATATACACCGTTCCTGTCCATTTACTGACGTTGTTTGCTGCATCAGCATTGTTCTGCTGTAGTACTCTTGTCAGGAACAAAACTAAGTTCACACCGACCCCGAAGAACGCCAACGTTGCCAGTCCCTGATTCACTGAATCCATGCACACATGCATATACGTTAGTCAAAATATACATAGGAATTATAGAATCGTAGAAATGATGTCTTTGTGGTCATGAGATAATTGTGCAACTATATATGTACTAATTTCAACTATATTTGAATTACTGTAACTAGACATAGCAAAAGCTAACTGAACTATTGATTCCAGCCATCTAATTGCTGTTTGGATTAGGTGTTTGGTTCAAGGCTCCCAAATTGTGCCAAATTCATGTTGGATCAGACCTTTTTATCCGGGTTTTAAGTTGCTTGGATCCAATAAAAGAGCTGATCGTATTTGGAACATGAGGATGAAGTTTGTACCGATTGGCCCGGCCATTCGGACCTGATTGAATTGTCATTTATGATCGAATAGCAACTTCTTGTTGTCACATTCATCGAGTAAGTTAAAAATGGAATAGATGGGTTAACTTACACTTCATCTACTTTACTTTGAAAATAAACTATCCCATCTTATATAGGATGGAATATTTTATTCCAAGCTAGGTGGGAAATTTAGCCATGCCAACACCTTAAAATTGAGTACTTTTTCTAGTGTTTGATGGCTAAGGTAGAATAAATTAGTTAAAGAGGTCTAATTTTATTTAACCTAATGACCTAAATTACTTTATGTTCGCAACTATTCTCACATGGGTCTTGTTCAAGCGTGGTTCTTCTTTTGAATAGAAGGAGGGGAATTCAGCATTTAGATTGGCTTGGGACAAGTGAGGAGAGGCTGTGGAGGGTCTGTTTAAATCAAACGGGTCAAGTTGGACCATGCAAAGGATATGGGGGGGTTGGTTGAGTCCACGCAAGCTTCGGAATTGGACTTGCAATGGGTTGGTTGTCCAAGCCACATTTGAGCTCTCATAGTCAAATGAGCATTTCCTTAATATGGGGTGTGTCAAAAAACCATAAAATATCCATAGGGTTTTGTTGAGCCCCAAAAGTTGGATAGTGAAACTTGCTCAAATTGAGGCTAATGTCTTAGTCTAATTAAGTGGGGTATATTAATTTTTGTTACTACTACTTCCAAAGGATGGGTCATATTCACCGCCAGTATTCCTTTTTCCTTGTGGAGTCCTTGTTTGTGATTCATTGACAACCACAATTCTAGCCCTAGAACTGCAACATCATGGATAACATATTTAGACACGGAAGGTTAAAAAAAAGTATTTCCCAGATGTAGCCCTTTTGATGTGATGCATATCTACATATCATGACTCAGGAGTGAAAGGTACACTGAAGCATATTTATACCACACACGCCAGTTTCTTTCCTTGGAAGCTCAGTAAGCATATTTTTCTATTGGCAACAGATTAAAAACGTACAAAGCTACGTAGAATAATTTCTATCACTGCAGTGGATATGCTTAAGGGCACGATGCCAGCTCTGGTTTTGTACCTTCTCCAAGAGCGGTATGCAAAAAATTAGCCAAACTGTAAAACCGATCAGAACTGATCTTTTTGGTTCAATTcacattatttttaaattaaaaaaatcatatttagtgTCGATTTCAAGTAATTTTTACGGTTGGTTGGTTCGGTTtcgattttaattttaaaaaaactaattttaatcAGTTTGGTTTAAATTATATCCCCAAACTGACCCGATCTGATTTGTGCACATCTTTATTTTCCGATAATTTCTAAACTACTCTTTCTTTCTAACGAGTTATTTCGGATTTTGCTTATTGAAATCTCGATCCCATGGTAGGCCACTAGTTTCTTTTGTTATCTACCTCCAACATGGACAATAAATCTCTAAGAATGGTAATAGCAAAATGAATCATCTAATTTTACTTCTAAGTCATGTAGTTCAACTTTTCCCAAGCCTATTTGAAGTTTGTACTTTCTTCTTAATTCTGTAGATTTTTATAATTTCTTAATAATATAGAGGGGAAGGTTTGTTCTCTCCATTTTCCCTTAAagagaaagaacaaaaaaattcTTGTTTTATGGTTTTCAAATTATCAAAGCATATATAATCTAGATTAATTAGAATTGTTTCTGCATGATAGAGAAGGGATTTAAAGATTTGATCTGTTCGTGAGATTAAGTACCACCAATGTTGTTGGCAACCTAATGAAGTTTGGCGGCCCAGAATTAGATATTAAATATAGTTTTGATCAGGTAAACTTTAAAATTAGGGTATATCCTTTAAATCCTTTCATCTATACTTTAAAATTAGGGTTTTGATCAGGTAAAGTTTGAAACATTATCTTAATTTGAAGGAAAGTTGCTATCCAGGCTTAGATAACATGATCCAAAGAAACCTCCATCTCCTAACCTAAATATACCTCAAAGCTGCAAACCCATATAAGCCGTCCGTATTTTaggttaaaaaaaagttttcatCCACCATCCCATCCATCCAATCTGATGCACCAACTTCGTTTCATTTAACACCAAAATATCAACCCTCACGACTCACGAGAAACACGCAGAGCATACGGTGGGTCCCGCAAGTCGGACGGCCCAGATTGTCATCATGAACCGGTACGGACACGTGGCGTACATTAGGTGGCCGAGCACGACAACATGTTGTTGGGCGGCAGACACAGTCTTTTCCCCGGTAATGATATCATGATTCATGGTCCCCTCCGTTTTCCTCTAGCAGAAAAGAAGACCATAATATATGtagttcaaaaattaatttaaaaaaaaaaaaaaaaacgcgaACGATAGTTTATCTCCCGGTTTTGGTTTTCATACTCCTTTTTCTCCACAAGTTTACTACTTTTTTCCCCCAAACTTTTGGAGGAATGAAGTGAATTGTTGAAAACTAGGAGTGAAAAATATCGCTCTGCTGTTTTCTAGCCTTACCTCCAGAGAACAAGGCATACTAGAGGAATACTAGGAAGCAGCAACTGATCAAGGATGAAAGTTGAAACAGGTCTTTGAATCagggtagaagaagaagaagaagaagaaaagaaagaatgcaagaaagaaagaaaggtagGTGAAGCAGCTCTTTCATTGTTATTTCCAGAAATTACCACTTAAAAGTATAAAGGAAAAAAGTTACCTAATAAAAGAGCTCCAGCTACCCATCCACCAGTTTTTCCTCTGATTGCTGGTCTACCTTTGATGTCAACTGATCCATCCAGAGTGTACTCACAgcattcttcttctccattcATGGAACCGGAAGCACCTCCACCCTTCATCTCACCAACTTGTCCTGCTGTAGTCTCCTTTTCCTGCAGTGTTTCCAAACACCAACTCAACTTTGTAAGTGAGACTATCACACCTCTAGTTTGTCTGTGTTCTAAACTCTATCAAGCTTAGGTTTGTAGTCTCAAATACTTTAGCACAGTTAGGATACTGATCAGTACTCACTATGCATCATGGAATATCCAATTTCCAAATCATGACATGGAACATGCTCACAATCATCCATGATAAAAAGCTATGGCATTTGATGAATTTTACTGTATTGGTGATACTGCAAGTAAGTTATGCTTTGCCAGTGAAACCATCTCAAAAGTTTATGTGCATGTATTTCTTTCTGTTTCATTTGTAGAGTGGCAGATGCTCAAGTGCTAGATGAAGGCTGTCTACCATAGCATATCTAATGTTCGAATCGAagcttggatgcatgaattagcATTTGATAGACATTTTTTTATCAGCCAACTAGAAACTCCAGCCACTTTGCAATACAAGAGTCGCAATTAGGAAAATCGAGCAATGCGCAGAAAAGAAACTAGAAATTGAAGTGGAAGAGCTACTAACCATTTTAGAATGCTCAGAGCTAGCCATTGAAGCTACCATTTGAAGGACTGATTGATATGAGAGAGAGTACAAGAAGAATAAGGGAGAAATGGTGATGAGGGAGAAGGAAGGGGTATGAATTTATAGAAAATGGAGAGGGCTTGTGGATGGCTGAAATTATAGAGAACTAGCAGGCTGATGAATGGTAATTTGCCCACATGTCCAAATCAATACCAAAAGGAGTGGAGtaggaaaaagggaaaaggtACAAGCATAGCAGGGGAAAACAGAGAGAGTCTAGTTGGATCCATGTAATGAAGGGGTTGTCACTATCATTAATGGCCCCCATAGCCTGATAGAAGAGAAAACCTAATTGAATAGAATCAAAATGGTTGCATGCCTAGGTCCAAAAGGCTGCAGCTTTTGTCCCTTGAGAGAACTTGGATCACGCAGCACAAGAGTAAAACATATTTCTTTCTGGTCACCAAATTATTTTCCTTAAGGAAAAGATCCTGCAGTCCTGTTAACACAATAAATATACATTATTAAGTTTGTACCAAGGTGTTAGCCAAATTTGGCTACCATCTGTATTATATACCATGATTTGGACTGGTACCTGCCCACTTGATCTGTGCTATGATACTAGCAGTAAGGCATCATCTACCAGCTAAAATATAATGGTAATGAATGTAAGAATCAGGCCAATAAGACCAGAGCTGAACCAAAGTCGGCAATACAaccaactttaattcaaaatttaaaaaaaaaagaaaaatcgaaaTAGAGGATTGCAATCCTCTGCCCGAGTAGCCTGAATGGTCGTCATTGAGATGCGACGGTGCAAAATTCCCATGGCTGGTGCTAACGGTCAGCGGCCTTTTAGGACAGCGAACGACCGATCGGTGCCGTCGTTCGTCCGAGCTTATCCTCTATCTCTAGGGATTATAAAAATCCTAATTCCACTCCATCCGATCCTCCACCCATTgttcttctccctcctccttcctcattcctccttctctcGTCTGGTTCCGCTGGAAAACACCACGCTGACCGTGAGTCGCCATTTGCGTCCCTCGCCAGTGAGTCCCATCCTCCGTCGATGCTCCCTCGGGTCGTGGGGGCTGCCACCAAGGTAGCTAGGGGTGTTGCCCCTCTTCCTACTGCTTGCTCTCTACTATTACCACTGCCTCCGGCTATCACTCGTCGGATCTCAATAAAGCTCGAAGCATAGTTGCAAGCCAtcaataaatttattattactataaattttgggTTATGTAGTCTTGAATATTCAAATGTTGGGTTTAGATGCTCTGTTCCCGTCTCTCTTTGTTTAGCAAATGAAATTTGGCTAAATTTATTATTCTAGAAATTTTTATGTAAAAGTTTTTATTGCGGTCTTGGTATTATTATGGGCAATACCCTATGGTAGCACGGTCATGTCATACTTCGGATTTGGGGCGTCACAATGAAAGAGTAGGATGTCGGTTTAATGAATAAGGATAGTCTCTAAATAGTATATATGACTGCATGCTTTCTCAGTGGTGTTGTTTCAAGAGATCAAGTGCACTAGTTGATCGAAGAGTCTAGATCCGCTCGATGTGAGCGGCCGACCTAACAACTGTTTGAGAGTCTTAAGAAGATAGATGAGGTGAATTGTCTCGAATAGATGATAGTATGACATGATGTCAGTTATAAATATAAGCTTATTATTAGCTTGGTGGAGTTAGGTAATGACCCACAATGAATCATATCTGATTATTGTtacatatgaacagtatttgtGTTGTTCGAAGGAAGTGTTTCAGAGGTGTCATAAGTGAAAATATGTCGAGCACGAAATAAAGCCAATAAAAGGCGGCACTTCGAGAATCttgttttaagtatatatgaatTTTATGCCCAAAGGTAGCCCAAATGTGTGCATGGACAAAAGCTTCTAGCTCGTTTTAAGTAGCTTATAGCAAGTTTTGTTTGCTTTGTCCCTTTTGACGTTGATGGTAATCCCAACTCGTATTAGCTATCGAAAGCCATACTTATCTTTCCGCTTGCCACAAGTAATCGCTTCATAAAACAGCAACTGATCTTTTGTCGctgttcatccttatcttttaaGTCCGTATACTTGTCACAATTCAGTCTTTTTCAAACGACGTGTATATCCAACCAAACACTTGAAATTTTGGTCACATTTCTTATCATTGTCCTCTATTCCTTGTTGTATTAAAGGATTAGACTTGTTTCGCGATTTATATGTGGTCTCCTGATGAGATTTCTACCACGACTCGTGGGTGATGTACGTGACTGCGACCTACTACCAATATCAGTACTAAGGGCAAGCAGGGTTGCATGCGTAAATGCAGGTAAGCCTATAATAATCTTTTCTCGGCCAACATTTTTGGTTGCACAGGTGCTCATATTCCCAGCTAGAGCACCTCCAGAACATCCAAATGTGCACACattagagctatataaattactattaaaaaaaaaaacaaaaagcagcAGCAAATAGACTCCTGCCTTGGTCTAAAGTAGCCAGTCTTGACAGTGTATTGATTAAAGGTAgccatcaatttctaaatctggaTGTGTCGATGATCGGAAATTGAGTAATCTTTGTGCATTTGTATGTCGCATTTTGTGCTTGTGTGGAGAAAATCATATGAAAAAATGACATGGGATTAATTGGAGGATCTTATATTCTTATATCTCTCATTACCACACCTTTCTTTCCTCACCGTcttattcaagttcagaattccCTTTTTGTAGTATTACAGACTTCCACAGTTGAGAGATTGTTGTGCTCAAAGAACTAagcccacccaaaaaaaaattattgttccCAAGCAAAAGACCGAAGCAATAGAAATTGTAAGCCATCAATTAACCAACTCCTCCCAAGAGGAAGCAATTAATGCTACCCCTCCCTGCCTTGTTAGATATTTCCTCTGGTATTTTTGCTGCAAACTTTGCAATACTTAGAGCTATTAAGCAAATCAGCCATCATATTACCATATCCAATGGAAAGACTGGAGAGATTTGTTTTGGTTAGAACTGGATTGGAATGGAAGTCTTCAATTCAATTAATATTTAACAATGTTTTCAAAGCAAAGCAGTTGTTATCTACACGCAAACACTCCTAGCTTTTCAAGCACTCTAATCTTAGATTGACGACAAACATGTCCAATTATCTAAAATTCGACGTTAAGTCAAGGGTGTTTTTTTCGTCCAGCCCGACACTATGATAAATACATGGAATTATGTACGAATGTCAGATAGCACTGCATGAGTAATTCAAACAAGCATATGAATACTACTCATGAAAGAAAGATATGAAGTTGATGGCTTCACTCCCgcaacataaaaataaaaatatatattttttttatgaaaagggaggcaaagccacccggcctttattaataaaagatttgtagaaaaaaaaaatacaaaagaatCTCATAAACTATTTGACAAGCTGAATAATCTTATAAATAATGTGTAACTATATAAGCTCTATATGCTGATATAAGTCGGCATGAATCAAAAAAATTAGATATTAAGTTGATGATCTTCAAAAAGACCATTTCATTCCATGAGTACCATTATTGTCACAGCGGTCTGACAGATATTTTTATCTGTTGGAAATCTTCTATGCAACCTTAACACTTTGTGTATATTTTGTTTCGAGAACATTTTCATGGCCGCTTGACAATTCAAACGTCCCTTTCGGTTCACGTGTTAGCTGTGGCAAGTCATGTCATCTTGCTTACGATGGGATCCAGCTAGACCTTTGACTGTTTGTCTTCTGGCCACCTTCTAAAAGGACTGAAAGCAGCTCATTTCTAGGTGAGATTTCTCTGTTCTCACGCTCTTGTCAAGGAGGCCACGACTGTCGACCGGTCAATAGTTGGGAAGCAAGTGCTCGTATTCAATTTGTAGTAGGACTTATCAACAGTAGAAGTCCTTGTCGTCGATTTCAAATCTAGTGCGCATATATACCTAAATATTATAAGTGGACAAGGAGATCATATATCCTTCCAAAATATTGCAAGCTTGTCGCTGAGAACCTTACGATCACGCGTGAAAGCGATCGATGCATGGCTCCCCTGGTGTTGGATTCCACTCCTAAGATGGAGATGTCAGCTTCACAACATCAGATGCCACCAACTTGTGCTAGTCAATTTGGACGGTCGAAAATATAATTTAGGTTGATTGGATTTCCTGATGGTTCATGTCCTGATGCACTTACTGCATGAGTCAGGTCCCTCTTTCACCAAGTGTGACTGTTGGACAACTGCACCAAATCATCATCACTCACCGCAAGCTTTATAGCCCTGCTTAATTTGACCTCTATGGAGGGCATGTTTTAGTGTTGTTTTCTGTTGAAATCACGGACTTTCCTTCGAACGCATACTTGTTCCAAAAACTTAAGTTGATAGGAtggaatagatttatttatatattttatattttctttggagAGCATGTTTTAATATTGTTTTCAGATTAAAAACTGTGATTTCGATCTTTACAGCGCAGAACTCTAATGCATGGTGGTTGAATTTCCTCTCATTTCTCAAAGCCATGCGGATCACATCTTACTTGAGtgttcttttattttctccaaCTTAGAGGACTGAAGGTTTGGAATCTGATGTACGGCTATATGACAGTATGGTCATCCTCTCAGGCCACAGCTGTTCCATAGAAACTCTGAATAGTTTATTGGACTGCGATCGATCATGGTGATCTGAATTTGTGGTTTGCGGTGAATGCGTTTAGATTCAACACCTAACCCTTGATGATGTCGTTAGGCACCGATGCCTAGTAAAACTTAGGATGATGAAGTGCTTGTCATCAAAACTTAATTGTTTTAAGGCCGTTCATTCCTTAAAATATCGAGACGTATCGGTCTTTGATTTGATTAAGTCACCTATTTGAGGCAACTAATGAGACCACAGGCTTAATTAATTgctgcctaactttgataaagTAGTGAAGAAGATCAGGCTTTGTCTTCATCATGGGCATAGTCCAACCATCTTCATGAGATAAATTAAGCCAGACCAATGCATGCGCAACCTATCGTGATCGAGCACTTCCTTTGGAATCATGTTCTTTCTTGCTTTTTGAGTCTTTGGCGCAACTTTCACTGGCCATGGCATGCCTAAATTGAGTCCAGGTTCTTTGTTCCGTCTGGTTTAAGTGATGTCTCCATCATGAAGAAGACTATTTTAATTTCTATCAGTGGGCAGCTTTTGGTTGCAGAATTGTTAATGCCAGTGCAAGCATTCTCTTCGCCCCACGATCTACGTATCAAATGATGGATTCATGGATTggtatattcatatttgttgcTCCCTTTTGCATCCTTCCAACTATCTTTTTGACCGATCAGTTTCAATTTGGAATGGTTGGATGAGCTGCATGCAGATGTTGGTGAAAGGAGGCACAAAATGAGATGGCTACAGTACATGCAGTAGCAGTTTTGGTGGGGGAGGGGGAATGGGTGGAAGGCTTTTGCCTTTGTGGGTCTGTTGCAAGCGACTGCAATGCTTAAAAAGGTGGCAAAAGAGCTGTCCACAGGGATGCatgtcatgtttttttttttttttttttggtgtaacGGCAATTCACACATAACAGGTGTGGGTGCAGCCCATAAAATCAAAGAAGATAGAGAATATAGGGACGCCGGCCGGAACCAAGGAGTGGTTGTTCTGAATAAAACTCCTAAAATGCTGAGCCGCGAAGGATGTCCACACAATCAGCTGCACTATTCGCCTTTCTATAGGTATGAGTGGTCCGATGGGAGATGCACTCACCCAAGAGTCGACGGATGTTATGAATTTCTTTTGGTATTCTTGATTTAGAGAACTTCTGTCGTTCTTTTCCCTCGGTGACTTGACAGATCGAGAAAATTAAGAGGAGTTTGGTGGTGAGAAACAACATTAAAGCGTCAGCAATAAGTAAACTGGCATGGCACGGCACGGCCGGCgtcgatgctttaaagcattgGCAAAAGCCTTAGCTTGAGCCGATGCAACTAATTAGCGTCAGTAGAGTCCAAAGCAAGCCGATCTAAGGAAGCGTCGGCCTATATTGCTCGATACTTTTAAGCGTTAGTCAACTCTAAATGATACAACACTTAACAGCATCGGTATAGAGCCAGTTTATACCGACGCTTTCTAAAAGCATCGAAAAAGAAAACTCCCACCCCCATCTGCCCGATGCTTTCGCCATGCTTTTGGAAGCGTCGGTGCCAGAAAAaataccgacgcttaaaagcgtcagaAAGGACTCTAAAAAGCGCTGGAAAATATTAAGTCTTTTGCAGCGAGAGGAAATTAAGAGGAGTTTGGCGGTGAGAAACTGAGAAGCCAATGCTCTTTTGTTCCAATTTCTTCCCTTGGCCTTGGAATATTTGATGAAGTTTGACTATACCCTGTACATGGGATAGGGCCTTCTACAGAACATTATTTGGCTTGTTTTTCATGACTGATATTTGTTGAACTGCAACCATATTCTTGTTACCTGATTCATAAGCTACAACTGTAGGTGT
Proteins encoded in this window:
- the LOC103706387 gene encoding protein NRT1/ PTR FAMILY 7.3-like; protein product: MVASMASSEHSKMEKETTAGQVGEMKGGGASGSMNGEEECCEYTLDGSVDIKGRPAIRGKTGGWVAGALLLVNQGLATLAFFGVGVNLVLFLTRVLQQNNADAANNVSKWTGTVYIFSLVGAFLSDSYWGRYKTCAIFQVIFVFGLVLLSLSSYLFLLKPSGCGDEDTLCGSHSGLEVGVFYLSTYLIALGNGGYQPTIATFGADQFDEEDRAEAHSKVSFFSFFYLALNLGSLFSNTFLSYLEDKGMWALGFWASAGSAFVALALFLGGTPRYRHFKPGGNPLTRVCQVIVAAVRKWRVRMPPGGGNLYEVDGKELAAANGGRKILHTKGFKFLDRAAFIEFDDKVMLQDRSIPRNPWRFCTINQVEEVKCILRLIPIWLTTILYSVVFTQMASLFVEQGDAMSTTIAGFEIPPASMSAFDILSVAVFILFYRRLLTPLVSKLVKDPKGLTQLQRMGIGLIIAIMAMIAAGTVEVFRLKHVCEGCKDESSLSILWQIPQYMLIGASEVFMYVGQLEFFNDQVPDGLKSFGSALCMTSISLGNYVSSLLVTIVMKITVEDNRPGWIPGNLNKGHMDRFYFLLAALTSADFVVYLACARWYSCIKLEGRSRDIDDEDYSV